A window of Parasynechococcus marenigrum WH 8102 contains these coding sequences:
- the glnA gene encoding type I glutamate--ammonia ligase produces MAKTPQDVLRQIKDEGIELIDLKFTDLHGKWQHLTVCTDLLEEDSFTEGLAFDGSSIRGWKSINASDMAMVPDASTAWIDPFYRHKTLSMICSIQEPRSGEAYDRCPRALAQRALNHLSSTGLADTAFFGPEPEFFLFDDVRYNSSEGGAFYSVDTIEASWNTGRLEEGGNLAYKIQLKEGYFPVAPNDTAQDIRSEMLLLMGQLGIPTEKHHHEVAGAGQHELGMKFAELIQAADNVMTYKYVVRNVAKKYGKTATFMPKPVFNDNGSGMHVHQSLWKGGQPLFFGEGTYANLSQTARWYIGGILKHAPAFLAFTNPTTNSYKRLVPGFEAPVNLVYSEGNRSAAVRIPLTGPSPKAKRLEFRSGDALANPYLAFSAMVMAGLDGIKNQIDPGDGEDRDLFELPAEELAKIATVPPSLNGALEALNADRGFLTTGGVFSDDFIDNWIDLKYEEVQQLRQRPHPHEFAMYYDA; encoded by the coding sequence ATGGCCAAAACCCCTCAGGACGTCCTTCGACAGATCAAGGACGAAGGCATTGAGCTGATCGACCTGAAGTTCACCGATCTCCACGGCAAGTGGCAACACCTGACGGTGTGCACCGATCTGCTGGAGGAGGACTCCTTTACCGAAGGACTGGCATTTGACGGTTCCTCCATCCGCGGCTGGAAATCGATCAACGCCTCCGACATGGCGATGGTTCCCGATGCCAGCACGGCCTGGATCGATCCGTTCTACCGCCACAAAACCCTGAGCATGATCTGCTCCATTCAGGAGCCGCGCAGTGGTGAGGCCTACGACCGCTGCCCCCGTGCACTGGCCCAACGAGCTTTGAACCACCTGAGCTCCACCGGCCTGGCCGACACGGCCTTCTTCGGGCCAGAGCCCGAGTTCTTTCTTTTCGACGACGTTCGCTACAACTCCAGCGAAGGCGGGGCGTTTTACAGCGTCGACACCATCGAAGCTTCCTGGAACACCGGGCGCCTGGAAGAGGGTGGAAACCTGGCTTACAAAATTCAGCTGAAAGAGGGGTATTTCCCCGTCGCCCCCAACGACACCGCTCAGGACATCCGCTCAGAGATGCTCCTGTTGATGGGCCAGCTGGGGATCCCCACCGAAAAGCACCACCACGAGGTGGCCGGTGCCGGACAGCACGAGCTCGGCATGAAATTCGCCGAACTGATCCAGGCTGCGGACAACGTCATGACGTACAAGTACGTCGTGCGCAACGTGGCGAAGAAGTACGGCAAGACAGCCACCTTCATGCCCAAGCCGGTCTTCAACGACAACGGCTCCGGCATGCACGTCCACCAGAGCCTGTGGAAGGGTGGCCAGCCGCTGTTCTTCGGTGAAGGCACCTATGCCAATCTGTCGCAGACCGCGCGTTGGTACATCGGCGGAATCCTGAAGCATGCTCCGGCATTCCTGGCCTTCACCAACCCCACCACCAACAGCTACAAGCGCCTGGTGCCTGGTTTTGAAGCACCGGTGAACCTCGTCTATTCCGAAGGCAACCGCTCTGCTGCGGTTCGCATCCCTCTCACCGGCCCCAGCCCCAAGGCCAAGCGCCTCGAATTCCGTTCCGGTGATGCCCTGGCCAATCCTTATCTGGCCTTCAGCGCCATGGTGATGGCGGGCCTGGATGGCATCAAAAACCAGATTGACCCCGGCGATGGTGAAGACCGTGATCTGTTTGAACTTCCTGCTGAAGAGCTAGCGAAGATCGCCACGGTGCCCCCATCCCTGAATGGTGCCCTGGAAGCTCTGAATGCCGATCGTGGCTTCCTCACTACTGGCGGCGTCTTCAGCGACGATTTCATCGACAACTGGATCGATCTCAAATACGAAGAAGTCCAGCAACTCCGTCAGCGCCCTCATCCCCACGAGTTCGCGATGTACTACGACGCCTGA
- a CDS encoding allophycocyanin subunit beta, with protein MRDAIGGLIGRYDQLGRYLDRSAIDSIEKYLDESSLRIQAVELINREAAEIVREASQRLFRDEPELLLPGGNAYTTRRLAACLRDMDYFLRYASYALVAADSTILNERVLNGLDDTYKSLGVPTGPTVRSIILLGEVIVERLQAAGVESARLAVVAAPFDHMARGLAETNVRQR; from the coding sequence ATGCGCGACGCCATCGGCGGACTGATCGGCCGTTACGACCAATTGGGTCGGTATCTGGACCGCTCGGCGATCGACAGCATCGAAAAGTACCTCGATGAATCGTCCCTGCGGATCCAGGCCGTGGAGCTCATCAACCGGGAAGCGGCTGAAATCGTGCGGGAGGCAAGTCAGCGGCTGTTCCGTGATGAGCCGGAACTTCTCCTCCCTGGTGGGAATGCCTACACCACCAGACGCCTCGCGGCCTGTCTGCGGGATATGGACTATTTCCTCCGCTATGCCAGTTACGCACTGGTTGCGGCAGACAGCACAATTTTGAACGAAAGGGTGCTCAACGGTCTGGACGACACCTACAAAAGCTTGGGCGTGCCCACGGGGCCAACCGTTCGCAGCATCATCCTCTTGGGTGAAGTGATCGTTGAGCGCCTTCAGGCCGCAGGAGTTGAATCAGCTCGGCTGGCGGTTGTTGCTGCACCCTTTGATCACATGGCCCGTGGTCTTGCTGAAACGAATGTTCGGCAGCGCTGA
- a CDS encoding pyridoxal-phosphate-dependent aminotransferase family protein, whose protein sequence is MAVTNSLLPVKDAHRQAFNAINTPDRLLLGPGPSNAHPTVLEALSRTPIGHLDPLYVELMGEVQELLRYAWQTDNRLTLPMSGTGSAAMEATLANTVEPGDTVLVAVKGYFGLRLADMAGRYRATVKTIEKPWGEWFSLEELEAALIEHKPAILALVHAETSTGVCQPMDGVGDLCRKHDCLLLLDTVTSLGGVPLYIDEWKVDLAYSCSQKGLSCPPGLGPFTMGPRAEAKMATRSGKVPNWYLDVSLLNQYWGSDRVYHHTAPVNMNFGMREALRLLAEEGLDQAWARHRRNAERLWSGLERQGLSMHVPEELRLPTLTTVRIPDGVDGKAFSQHLLNTHGIEVGGGLGSLAGKIWRIGLMGYNSTPENVDRLLNLFETELPRFSGSVAAAA, encoded by the coding sequence TTGGCGGTGACGAATTCCTTGCTCCCAGTCAAAGACGCGCACCGCCAAGCCTTTAACGCAATCAACACGCCCGATCGCCTGTTGCTGGGGCCCGGTCCCTCCAATGCCCATCCGACGGTTCTTGAGGCCCTGTCCCGCACACCGATCGGTCACCTTGATCCGCTGTACGTGGAGTTGATGGGTGAAGTTCAGGAGTTGCTGCGTTACGCCTGGCAGACCGACAACCGACTGACCCTTCCGATGAGTGGCACCGGTAGTGCTGCCATGGAAGCCACTCTGGCTAACACCGTCGAACCCGGTGACACCGTGCTGGTGGCTGTCAAGGGATATTTCGGTTTGAGGCTCGCCGATATGGCGGGTCGCTACCGAGCCACGGTGAAAACCATTGAAAAGCCATGGGGCGAGTGGTTCTCCCTCGAGGAGCTGGAAGCAGCGCTGATTGAGCACAAACCCGCGATCCTGGCCCTTGTGCACGCCGAAACGTCAACCGGCGTTTGCCAACCCATGGACGGCGTTGGTGATCTTTGCCGCAAGCACGATTGCCTGCTTCTGCTGGACACGGTGACCTCCCTCGGCGGCGTTCCTCTTTATATCGATGAGTGGAAGGTTGATCTGGCCTACAGCTGCAGTCAGAAAGGTCTCAGTTGCCCTCCCGGACTCGGACCCTTCACGATGGGGCCCAGGGCCGAGGCGAAAATGGCCACTCGCAGCGGCAAAGTTCCCAATTGGTATCTCGATGTATCTCTACTGAATCAGTACTGGGGAAGTGATCGTGTGTACCACCACACGGCACCTGTGAACATGAATTTCGGCATGCGTGAGGCTCTGCGTCTGTTGGCGGAGGAAGGTTTGGACCAGGCCTGGGCGCGCCACCGCCGCAATGCTGAGCGTCTCTGGAGTGGTCTTGAACGTCAGGGGCTTTCCATGCACGTTCCTGAGGAGCTTCGACTCCCCACCCTCACCACTGTTCGGATTCCAGATGGCGTTGACGGCAAAGCCTTCAGTCAGCACCTGCTCAACACCCATGGCATTGAAGTCGGCGGTGGACTCGGCTCCCTCGCCGGCAAGATCTGGCGCATTGGTCTGATGGGTTACAACTCCACCCCTGAGAACGTGGACCGGCTGCTCAACCTGTTTGAGACCGAGCTTCCCCGTTTCAGCGGTTCCGTCGCCGCCGCTGCCTGA
- a CDS encoding nucleoside deaminase: MEVLLARASVNGDSGEVPVAAVILDEQGRCIGHGRNRRERCQDPLGHAELVALSQAATIRGDWRFNPCTLLVTLEPCPMCAGALVQARMGTVIFGATDRKRGGLGGCINLADDPSAHHHMRVVGPLMQERAAEQLEIWFRQRRRRNR, encoded by the coding sequence ATGGAAGTGCTGCTGGCGCGAGCCTCCGTCAATGGAGACAGCGGCGAAGTGCCAGTTGCGGCCGTCATCCTTGACGAGCAAGGGCGGTGCATCGGCCACGGACGCAACCGACGTGAGCGCTGCCAGGACCCCCTCGGCCATGCGGAATTGGTGGCCCTGAGTCAAGCCGCCACCATCCGTGGTGACTGGCGCTTCAATCCCTGCACCCTTCTGGTCACCCTCGAGCCGTGTCCGATGTGTGCTGGGGCTCTGGTGCAGGCACGGATGGGAACCGTGATCTTTGGAGCTACCGACAGGAAACGGGGCGGGTTGGGGGGCTGCATCAACCTGGCGGACGATCCCAGTGCCCACCACCACATGCGTGTGGTGGGGCCACTGATGCAGGAAAGAGCCGCTGAACAGCTGGAGATCTGGTTCAGGCAGCGGCGGCGACGGAACCGCTGA
- a CDS encoding pyridoxal phosphate-dependent decarboxylase family protein, with the protein MHASTDLRPDLHRLDPFASPDQADPVLRDFLHRASDLLCDWIGTASKGVPLPTVRPQPAVAPTAAGLGMDRLLKDLQLVMEGAYQPSHPGALAHLDPPPLTASIAADLICAGLNNNLLAEELSPGLTDLEQQLCSWFCQRLGLPDQSGGVLASGGTLSNLMGLVVARTHAGVRDGVVLCSRDAHVSLQKAATVMGLPDQALQQLPVDSDGGLDLAALDAALSALRRDGRCCLAVVATAGTTVRGAVDPLDAIARLCRRERVWLHVDAAIGGVFALWEPLAPLMEGLHQADSITLNPQKLLGITKTSSMLLLRDRSKLRDAFSTGLPYMESPCSVDHGGEVGLQGTRPAEVLKLWLGLRQLGIEGIGAVLESALERKAVLKRLLADDRLLVLDGGLHLLALRPRQDDPAGSASWTEQTRQLLMREGFLLSRPSYDGHYWLKVVLGNPHTTSSHLQQLAGLISQQLQLTH; encoded by the coding sequence GTGCACGCCTCCACCGATCTCCGGCCTGACCTGCACCGCTTGGACCCCTTCGCTTCGCCTGATCAAGCGGATCCAGTGCTACGGGACTTCCTCCATCGGGCCAGTGATCTGCTCTGCGACTGGATCGGTACGGCGTCCAAAGGGGTGCCCTTGCCGACCGTGCGCCCGCAGCCGGCCGTCGCCCCCACCGCGGCAGGCCTCGGCATGGACCGGTTGCTCAAGGATCTGCAGCTTGTGATGGAGGGTGCCTATCAGCCGTCCCATCCCGGAGCTCTGGCCCATCTCGATCCACCGCCGCTCACGGCATCGATCGCCGCCGACCTGATCTGTGCCGGGCTTAACAACAACCTGCTGGCGGAGGAACTGTCCCCAGGGCTCACCGACCTCGAACAGCAGCTCTGCAGTTGGTTCTGTCAGCGACTGGGACTGCCGGATCAAAGCGGTGGTGTGCTCGCCAGCGGCGGCACCCTCAGCAACCTGATGGGGTTGGTGGTGGCCCGTACCCATGCCGGAGTTCGCGATGGCGTCGTGCTCTGCAGCCGTGATGCCCACGTTTCGCTTCAGAAGGCAGCCACTGTGATGGGGTTGCCGGATCAGGCTCTCCAGCAGCTTCCGGTGGACAGCGATGGTGGCCTGGACCTGGCAGCTTTGGATGCAGCCCTGTCAGCTCTGCGGCGCGATGGCCGATGCTGTCTGGCGGTTGTGGCGACGGCTGGCACCACTGTGCGAGGTGCGGTGGATCCGCTAGATGCGATCGCCAGGCTTTGCCGCCGTGAACGGGTCTGGTTGCATGTGGATGCCGCAATCGGTGGCGTTTTTGCCCTCTGGGAGCCCTTGGCGCCCTTGATGGAGGGGCTGCATCAGGCGGACTCGATCACGCTCAATCCGCAGAAGCTTCTGGGGATCACCAAAACCTCGTCCATGCTCCTCTTGCGGGACCGTTCCAAGCTGCGGGATGCCTTTTCCACCGGGCTTCCGTACATGGAGTCGCCCTGCAGTGTTGATCATGGTGGCGAAGTGGGCCTGCAAGGGACCCGACCGGCAGAGGTGCTCAAGCTCTGGCTGGGTCTGCGGCAACTCGGCATCGAGGGCATTGGTGCTGTCCTCGAGTCCGCCCTCGAGCGAAAGGCGGTGTTGAAACGGCTGTTGGCAGATGATCGCCTCCTGGTGCTGGATGGCGGCCTTCATCTGCTGGCCCTGCGCCCCCGGCAGGACGATCCCGCTGGGTCCGCCAGTTGGACCGAGCAGACACGCCAGCTGCTGATGCGCGAGGGCTTTCTCCTGTCCCGCCCCAGCTACGACGGCCATTACTGGCTGAAGGTGGTTCTGGGTAATCCCCACACCACCAGCTCACACCTGCAGCAATTGGCTGGGTTGATCAGCCAGCAGCTGCAGCTGACCCATTGA
- a CDS encoding YcjF family protein: MPKRHRLLLGLAAALAALIVLGGLLQAIRTLLWDLSYFLPAWLITPLLLLGLALIATVVVQVGLPWWRQIRHRSTTKGAAAPEEPPATRRDAASRSLISIDRLLERLEDSVVRESLRQERERVEQDLARGDLVVVVFGTGSSGKTSLIRALLQDMVGDVAAAMGSTRSTPSYRLRLKGMERGLRLVDTPGILEAGDGGLNREERARQQAVRADLLLVVVDGDLRSSEMTVLRTLAGLGKRLLLVLNKRDLRGAEEERRLLQLLRSRCEGLLPAADVVACSAAPQTIPRPGERPLQPAPEVNELLQRLATVLHADGEELIADNILLQCRQLDQRGRDLLNSQRRREAKRCVDRYSWIGAGIVAATPLPGVDLLSTAAVNGQMVLEIATVYGIDMTKERARELAVSVGRTLAGLGIVKGALSLISPALSVSLPTLLIGRGVQGVVTAWLTRIAGASFIRFFEQDQDWGDEGLQAVVQKAFELNKREASLKRFLATAMRQVVEPLQRKAAASLPPHPGPREGGAASDRERRAR, from the coding sequence ATCCCCAAACGCCACCGACTGCTGCTGGGATTGGCCGCTGCTCTGGCCGCGCTGATCGTGTTGGGTGGCCTGCTGCAGGCCATCCGAACCCTTCTCTGGGACCTCAGTTACTTTCTGCCCGCCTGGCTGATCACACCGCTGCTGCTGTTGGGGTTGGCGCTGATCGCAACCGTGGTGGTGCAGGTTGGACTGCCGTGGTGGCGTCAGATCCGACACCGATCCACCACGAAAGGCGCTGCCGCCCCTGAGGAGCCCCCCGCAACCAGACGTGATGCTGCCAGCCGGAGCCTAATCAGCATCGATCGTCTGCTTGAGCGGCTGGAGGACAGCGTAGTGCGGGAAAGCCTGCGCCAGGAGCGCGAACGGGTGGAGCAGGACCTGGCTCGCGGCGATCTTGTGGTGGTGGTGTTCGGCACCGGATCCAGCGGCAAAACCTCGCTGATCCGCGCGCTGCTGCAGGACATGGTGGGCGATGTGGCCGCCGCGATGGGCTCCACCCGCAGCACGCCCAGTTATCGACTGCGACTTAAAGGAATGGAACGGGGTCTGCGCCTGGTGGACACACCGGGGATTCTTGAGGCGGGGGACGGTGGACTGAATCGTGAAGAACGCGCCCGCCAACAGGCGGTTCGAGCCGACCTGCTGCTGGTGGTTGTCGATGGTGACCTGCGCAGCTCGGAGATGACGGTGCTGCGGACCCTGGCAGGGCTGGGCAAACGTTTGCTGCTGGTGTTAAACAAACGGGATCTGCGGGGTGCCGAGGAGGAGCGGCGCTTGCTGCAGTTGCTGCGCAGCCGATGCGAAGGGCTCTTGCCCGCCGCAGACGTGGTGGCGTGCAGCGCAGCACCGCAAACGATTCCGCGACCGGGTGAACGTCCGTTGCAACCGGCTCCAGAGGTCAATGAACTGCTGCAGCGGCTGGCGACCGTTCTGCATGCGGACGGAGAAGAACTGATTGCCGACAACATTCTTCTGCAGTGCCGACAGCTGGACCAACGGGGACGGGACCTGCTCAACAGCCAGCGGCGACGGGAGGCGAAGCGCTGCGTTGATCGCTACAGCTGGATCGGTGCCGGCATCGTGGCCGCCACGCCCCTGCCTGGGGTCGACCTGCTGAGCACAGCCGCCGTGAACGGCCAGATGGTGCTTGAGATTGCCACTGTCTACGGCATCGACATGACCAAGGAGCGCGCCAGAGAGCTGGCGGTGTCCGTTGGACGCACCCTGGCGGGGCTCGGCATCGTCAAAGGTGCCCTGAGCCTGATCAGCCCAGCATTGAGCGTGTCACTCCCAACGCTGCTGATCGGCCGTGGCGTCCAGGGGGTGGTCACGGCCTGGCTTACCCGCATCGCCGGAGCCAGTTTCATCCGCTTCTTCGAGCAGGACCAGGACTGGGGCGATGAGGGCCTTCAGGCGGTGGTGCAGAAAGCATTTGAGCTGAACAAACGGGAGGCCTCCCTCAAGCGATTTCTCGCAACAGCGATGCGCCAGGTGGTGGAACCACTGCAGCGGAAGGCGGCAGCGAGCCTTCCACCACACCCAGGGCCTCGGGAGGGGGGGGCAGCATCGGACCGCGAGCGTCGAGCACGGTGA
- the lspA gene encoding signal peptidase II, producing MTGSILRRAPLLGVAGLVVLVDQATKLLAASQLADGRIVQLLPGLINGQLVHNTGAAFSLFRGSVQWLGLLSLAVTTGLLIWVVRHRTPPFWQGMAVAFLLGGTLGNGIDRWRLGHVIDFLALVPINFPIFNPADIAINLAVLCFLVDLWSSRTSSRHG from the coding sequence ATGACGGGCTCAATCCTGCGACGAGCCCCTCTGTTGGGGGTCGCTGGCCTGGTGGTCCTGGTGGATCAGGCGACAAAACTGCTGGCCGCATCCCAGCTGGCGGATGGACGCATCGTTCAACTGCTGCCCGGATTGATCAATGGCCAGCTGGTGCACAACACCGGAGCAGCCTTCAGTCTGTTCCGAGGGTCGGTCCAATGGCTTGGATTGCTGAGTCTGGCGGTGACGACAGGTCTGTTGATCTGGGTGGTGAGGCATCGCACGCCACCGTTCTGGCAGGGGATGGCGGTGGCGTTCCTGCTGGGGGGCACCCTGGGAAACGGCATTGATCGCTGGCGACTCGGGCATGTGATCGACTTTCTCGCCCTTGTGCCGATCAACTTCCCGATCTTCAATCCAGCTGATATCGCCATCAACCTGGCGGTCCTCTGTTTTCTTGTTGATCTCTGGAGCAGCAGGACGTCATCACGCCATGGCTGA
- a CDS encoding biotin transporter BioY — translation MKALATWSGALAGVLMMLIGGLLPSALLIPSSPMQLMDLPATWQVPALLLCALVSGPRAGMIAAVAYLSLGLLDLPVFHSGGGLTYVLEPGFGYLAGFIPAAWLTGRLSQQQGMGDVTAQAAAAVAGLVTLQFCGLVNLCLGALLGRWDKSLPELVVGFGIGPLPAQLALCAATALVAVILRWCLVVRE, via the coding sequence GTGAAAGCTCTCGCCACCTGGAGTGGAGCCCTGGCCGGTGTGCTGATGATGTTGATCGGCGGCCTGCTGCCCTCAGCACTGCTGATTCCATCATCCCCGATGCAGCTGATGGATTTGCCGGCGACCTGGCAGGTGCCGGCGCTCCTGCTCTGCGCGCTCGTCAGTGGCCCCCGTGCCGGGATGATTGCCGCTGTGGCCTACCTCAGCCTTGGGCTGCTGGACCTTCCGGTGTTCCACAGCGGTGGTGGGCTCACCTACGTTCTGGAGCCTGGCTTCGGATACCTCGCCGGATTCATCCCCGCTGCCTGGTTGACGGGTCGGCTGTCCCAGCAGCAAGGCATGGGGGATGTCACAGCCCAGGCCGCGGCTGCCGTGGCGGGGTTGGTGACACTGCAGTTCTGTGGTCTGGTCAATCTGTGCCTTGGTGCACTTCTGGGACGCTGGGACAAGTCGTTGCCTGAATTGGTAGTGGGCTTTGGAATTGGGCCCTTGCCGGCACAACTTGCTCTCTGCGCTGCGACGGCCCTGGTGGCCGTCATTCTGCGCTGGTGTCTGGTGGTCAGGGAATGA
- a CDS encoding DUF3148 domain-containing protein, with translation MTVSIGDRLRLTASQTYLKTADPMPMLRPPDLVSVGEIGEVVALHPLETVAVRFRRGAFLIPLSHLEPVAAED, from the coding sequence ATGACCGTCTCCATCGGCGATCGTCTGCGTCTGACCGCTTCTCAGACCTATCTCAAAACCGCTGACCCGATGCCGATGCTGCGCCCGCCGGATCTGGTGTCGGTGGGTGAAATCGGGGAAGTTGTGGCACTTCATCCCCTTGAGACCGTCGCTGTGCGCTTCCGGCGGGGGGCGTTTCTGATTCCCCTCAGTCATCTGGAACCAGTCGCAGCTGAGGATTGA
- a CDS encoding M16 family metallopeptidase, with translation MAIPDLIVDRIATPGVMSAKLLLPWGSATDGVGQRGAHQLLAATLSRGCGPFDHRQLADLVEGRGAGLRSDAHEDGLLISLRCTTEDAQELMPLLDWMVTAPHLATEQLELERSLSLQALQRQREDPFHLAVDQWRQLVYGSTGYGHDPLGVSDDLQRLDETVLQTLARQLTTGRSVLAISGTWLSSLDDTLLKRTGEGWQDTTDAPPPPPMHWTPNGDGDLVMQSIDTEQVVLMLGQPCCAYGHPDDLALRLLQCHLGSGMSSLLFRRLREDHGVAYDVGAHHPARAGAAPFVLHASSSAERAELTLSLLHQSWHELSSQPLSEADLTLAQAKFRGQVAHGRQTCSQRAERAAHRRGLGLSDDHDSLCLERMESLQPQELMEAAQRWLHTPHLSLCGPTDALKRLENHWRQLQSSAATGSR, from the coding sequence ATGGCCATTCCGGACCTGATCGTTGATCGGATCGCCACCCCCGGCGTGATGTCGGCGAAATTGCTGCTGCCCTGGGGCAGTGCCACGGACGGCGTCGGCCAGCGTGGTGCCCATCAACTTCTGGCGGCCACCCTCAGCCGTGGCTGCGGACCGTTCGACCATCGTCAGCTGGCGGATCTGGTGGAGGGGCGAGGCGCGGGCTTGCGCAGTGACGCCCATGAAGACGGATTGCTGATCAGTCTGCGCTGCACCACCGAAGACGCCCAGGAGCTGATGCCCTTGCTCGACTGGATGGTGACAGCACCCCATCTGGCGACGGAACAGCTTGAACTGGAGCGGTCCTTGAGCCTGCAGGCGCTGCAGCGACAGAGGGAGGACCCCTTCCACCTGGCGGTCGATCAATGGCGGCAGCTGGTTTACGGCAGCACGGGTTACGGCCATGACCCGCTCGGAGTGAGCGACGACCTGCAACGACTGGATGAGACCGTTCTGCAGACCCTGGCCAGACAGCTGACGACGGGACGCTCCGTGCTGGCCATCAGCGGAACCTGGCTGTCATCCCTGGACGACACGCTGCTGAAACGGACGGGCGAAGGGTGGCAGGACACGACAGATGCTCCACCCCCTCCACCGATGCACTGGACGCCCAATGGAGACGGCGACCTGGTGATGCAGTCCATCGACACCGAGCAGGTGGTGCTGATGCTGGGTCAACCCTGCTGTGCCTATGGGCATCCTGATGACCTGGCTCTGCGGCTGCTGCAGTGCCATCTGGGCTCAGGCATGTCGAGCCTGCTGTTCCGTCGTCTGCGGGAAGACCATGGTGTGGCCTACGACGTCGGAGCGCATCACCCAGCACGGGCAGGTGCTGCACCGTTCGTGCTGCACGCCTCCAGCAGCGCCGAACGGGCTGAACTGACTTTGTCGCTGTTGCACCAGAGCTGGCACGAGTTGAGCAGCCAACCCCTCAGCGAGGCGGACCTGACCCTGGCCCAAGCCAAATTCCGAGGACAGGTGGCCCATGGCCGCCAGACCTGTTCCCAGCGGGCGGAACGGGCGGCACATCGACGTGGCCTCGGCCTGAGCGATGACCATGACAGCCTTTGTCTTGAACGCATGGAGTCACTGCAGCCTCAGGAGCTGATGGAAGCAGCCCAGCGCTGGCTTCACACTCCCCACCTCAGCCTTTGCGGTCCAACGGACGCCCTCAAGAGGCTGGAAAACCACTGGCGCCAGCTTCAATCCTCAGCTGCGACTGGTTCCAGATGA
- a CDS encoding M16 family metallopeptidase, with the protein MELCHAVLTSLLHGPALDHWTLPNGVRCVAAEMPEAPLTCLDLWCRAGSFTEAAGEEGMAHFLEHMVFKGSERLEAGAFDLAIEALGGSSNAATGFDDVHFHVLIPPETSQQALDLLLDLVLHPALEQESFRLEREVVLEEMAQYADQPDELVLQQLLKQGCPDHPYGRPILGERSSLLAMDPEAMRTFHQRRYRGHHCCLAISGPKARELRATVESSALAQLPPDPQPSADAIDQVEPKGLRMQPGRHTMELARLESARLLMLWSGSTAHDQAWVMGADLATTLLGEGRRSRLVAQLREELRIAESVDMDLSVLEQGCLMTLEISCEPEDLEQVEATVHEQLNQAAPFTAEELSRGRQLVGNGLRYSLESVGQVAAQAASQMLWNRPQELLQPLQHLQAWTEERLSEDLMPLLQPSRACSLIATPAGQR; encoded by the coding sequence ATGGAACTTTGCCACGCAGTTCTGACCAGCCTGTTGCACGGTCCTGCACTGGACCATTGGACCCTCCCCAACGGTGTGCGCTGCGTGGCAGCCGAGATGCCCGAAGCTCCGCTCACCTGCCTTGACCTCTGGTGTCGAGCCGGAAGCTTCACGGAGGCTGCTGGAGAGGAAGGGATGGCGCACTTCCTGGAACACATGGTGTTCAAGGGCAGTGAGCGGCTGGAGGCTGGTGCCTTTGATCTGGCCATCGAGGCCCTTGGCGGCAGCAGCAATGCCGCCACCGGCTTTGATGACGTGCATTTCCACGTTCTGATCCCGCCCGAGACGAGCCAGCAGGCCCTTGATCTGTTGCTGGATCTGGTTTTGCACCCTGCCCTGGAGCAGGAGTCCTTCCGCCTGGAGCGGGAGGTGGTGCTGGAAGAGATGGCCCAGTACGCCGATCAACCGGATGAGCTGGTCCTGCAGCAACTGCTGAAGCAGGGCTGCCCGGACCACCCCTATGGACGCCCCATCCTCGGGGAACGCTCCAGCTTGTTGGCCATGGACCCTGAAGCCATGCGCACGTTCCATCAGCGCCGCTACCGAGGCCACCATTGCTGTCTGGCCATCAGTGGACCGAAAGCGAGGGAGCTGAGGGCGACGGTCGAGAGCTCGGCCCTGGCGCAACTGCCGCCGGACCCACAACCGTCAGCCGACGCCATTGATCAGGTGGAGCCCAAGGGGCTCAGGATGCAGCCGGGACGCCACACGATGGAGCTGGCACGCCTGGAGTCAGCGCGTCTGCTGATGCTCTGGAGCGGATCCACCGCCCACGATCAAGCCTGGGTGATGGGTGCCGATCTCGCCACGACACTGCTGGGGGAAGGGCGACGCAGCCGCCTCGTCGCCCAGCTGCGCGAGGAACTTCGCATTGCGGAAAGCGTGGACATGGATCTCAGTGTTCTGGAACAGGGATGCCTGATGACCCTGGAGATCAGCTGTGAGCCCGAGGATCTGGAGCAGGTGGAAGCAACGGTGCACGAGCAGCTGAACCAGGCGGCACCGTTTACAGCTGAAGAGCTGTCTCGAGGACGCCAACTCGTTGGCAACGGGCTGCGCTACAGCCTGGAATCGGTCGGTCAGGTGGCAGCCCAGGCCGCCAGCCAGATGCTGTGGAACCGTCCGCAGGAGCTGCTGCAACCGCTGCAGCATCTGCAGGCCTGGACTGAAGAGCGCCTGTCTGAGGACCTGATGCCATTGCTGCAGCCCAGTCGGGCCTGCAGCCTGATCGCCACTCCGGCGGGGCAACGCTGA